Proteins encoded together in one Colius striatus isolate bColStr4 chromosome 3, bColStr4.1.hap1, whole genome shotgun sequence window:
- the YTHDC1 gene encoding YTH domain-containing protein 1 isoform X2 codes for MAADSREEKGELSLFMEGSNTPQSQQKMSCKRAQLGVSVMKRTHLDLPSSAVMNYGELNVLDDILTDAPDQDDELYNPDSEQDKSEKKGSKRKTERMETAESKRQKPVHSSRQMMPKPPSSSVSNNKRIVSTKGKPVSEYKNEEYQRSDRNKRPDGDRKTRMSSSSREPYKGQPEKTCMRKRDTDRRAKSSTPDGSERIRHDVDRRPSRSSHSSKEEVNSEEYCSDHETGSSGSSEQGNTENEEEGLEEEEDDEGEEDEEVEEDGEEDEEEYEQDERDQKEGNDYDTRSEASDSDSESASFTDGSVRSGSGSDASDEKKKERKRARGISPIVFDRSGSSASESYADQTSKLKYILQDARFFLIKSNNHENVSLAKAKGVWSTLPVNEKKLNAAFRSARSVILIFSVRESGKFQGFARLSSESHHGGSPIHWVLPAGMNAKMLGGVFKIDWICRRELPFTKSAHLTNPWNEHKPVKIGRDGQEIEPECGTQLCLLFPPDESIDLYQVIHKMRHKRRMHSQPRSRGRPSRRDPVRDVGRRRPEDYDIHNSRKKPRIDYPPEFHQRPGYIKDPRYPEVDRRFSGVRRDVFLNGSYNDYVREFHNMGPPPPWQGMPPYPGMEQPPHHPYYQHHAPPPQAHPPYSGHHPVPHEARYRDKRVHDYDMRVDDFLRRTQAVVSGRRSRPRERDRERERDRPRDNRRDRERDRGRDRERERICDRDRDRGERGRYRR; via the exons atggtGAACTGAATGTTTTGGATGACATTTTAACTGATGCTCCTGACCAAGATGATGAATTGTATAACCCTGACAGTGAGCAagataaaagtgagaaaaagg ggtcaaagagaaaaactgaaagGATGGAAACCGCCGAAAGCAAGAGACAAAAACCTGTGCATTCATCAAGGCAGATGATGCCAAAGCCTCCTAGTTCATCAGTTAGCAATAACAAGAGAATAGTGAGTACAAAAGGAAAACCAGTATCAGAGTACAAGAATGAGGAGTATCAGAGGTCTGATAGAAACAAACGCCCAGATGGTGACCGGAAGACACGCATGTCGAGCAGTTCCAGGGAACCTTATAAAGGACAACCAGAAAAAACTTGCATGAGGAAGAGAGATACTGACAGAAGAGCGAAGTCTTCTACACCAGATGGTTCAGAG CGAATCAGGCATGATGTAGATAGAAGACCAAGCAGATCCAGTCATTCTTCTAAAGAAGAGGTGAACTCTGAGGAGTATTGCTCAGATCATGAGACTGGCAGTAGTGGTTCCTCTGAACAAGGCAATACAGAGAATGAGGAGGAAGGactggaagaagaggaagatgatgaAGGAGAGGAGGATGAAGAGGTGGAAGAAGATGGAGAGGAGGATGAAGAAGAGTATGAACAAGATGAGAGAGatcaaaaggaaggaaatgattATGACACACGAAGTGAAGCTAGTGATTCTGATTCTGAATCTGCCTCTTTCACAGATGGGTCGGTCAGATCTGGGTCTGGTTCCGATGCATCAG atgagaaaaagaaagagaggaagagagctAGAGGTATCTCTCCGATTGTTTTTGACAGAAGTGGAAGTTCTGCATCAGAATCATATGCAG acCAAACAAGTAAACTTAAATACATTCTCCAAGATGCAAGATTCTTTCTCATCAAGAGTAATAACCATGAGAATGTATCACTTGCTAAAGCAAAG ggaGTATGGTCAACACTTCCAGTGAATGAAAAGAAACTTAATGCTGCATTTAGATCAGCAAGGAGTGTTATTTTGATATTTTCCGTAAGAGAGAGTGGCAAATTCCAAG GATTTGCAAGACTGTCTTCAGAGTCCCATCATGGAGGATCACCTATACATtgggtgctgcctgcaggaATGAATGCAAAAATGTTGGGAGGTGTCTTTAAAATTGACTGGATTTGCAG GCGCGAATTGCCGTTCACTAAGTCTGCTCACCTGACCAATCCTTGGAACGAGCACAAGCCAGTGAAGATTGGACGCGATGGACAG GAAATCGAGCCGGAATGTGGAACCCAACTTTGTCTACTCTTCCCTCCTGATGAAAGTATTGACTTGTATCAAGTCATTCATAAAATGAGGCACAAGAGAAGAATGCACTCACAACCCCGATCAAGAGGACGTCCATCCCGTCGAGACCCTGTTCGGGACGTGGGAAG GCGTCGACCAGAAGATTATGATATTCataacagcagaaagaaaccAAGGATTGACTATCCCCCTGAGTTTCACCAAAGACCAG GGTATATAAAGGATCCCAGATATCCCGAAGTAGACAG ACGATTTTCAGGAGTTCGAcgagatgtatttttaaatggg TCGTACAATGATTACGTGAGGGAATTCCACAACATGGGACCACCACCACCATGGCAAGGAATG CCACCGTATCCAGGTATGGAGCAGCCACCCCACCACCCTTACTATCAGCACCATGCACCTCCACCTCAAGCTCACCCTCCATACTCAGGACATCATCCTGTACCACATGAAGCAAGATACAGAGACAAGCGAGTA CACGACTACGACATGAGAGTAGACGACTTTCTTCGCCGCACACAAGCAGTGGTCAGCGGCCGGAGGAGCAGGCCTCGGGAGAGGGACCGGGAGCGAGAGCGTGACCGACCTAGAGACAATAGAAGAGACAGAGAACGTGACAGAGGCCGGGATCGGGAGAGGGAGAGGATTTGTGACCGGGACAGAGACAGAGGTGAAAGGGGTAGATACCGAAGATAA
- the YTHDC1 gene encoding YTH domain-containing protein 1 isoform X1 — translation MAADSREEKGELSLFMEGSNTPQSQQKMSCKRAQLGVSVMKRTHLDLPSSAVMNYGELNVLDDILTDAPDQDDELYNPDSEQDKSEKKGSKRKTERMETAESKRQKPVHSSRQMMPKPPSSSVSNNKRIVSTKGKPVSEYKNEEYQRSDRNKRPDGDRKTRMSSSSREPYKGQPEKTCMRKRDTDRRAKSSTPDGSERIRHDVDRRPSRSSHSSKEEVNSEEYCSDHETGSSGSSEQGNTENEEEGLEEEEDDEGEEDEEVEEDGEEDEEEYEQDERDQKEGNDYDTRSEASDSDSESASFTDGSVRSGSGSDASDEKKKERKRARGISPIVFDRSGSSASESYAGSEKKHEKLSSSVRAVQKDQTSKLKYILQDARFFLIKSNNHENVSLAKAKGVWSTLPVNEKKLNAAFRSARSVILIFSVRESGKFQGFARLSSESHHGGSPIHWVLPAGMNAKMLGGVFKIDWICRRELPFTKSAHLTNPWNEHKPVKIGRDGQEIEPECGTQLCLLFPPDESIDLYQVIHKMRHKRRMHSQPRSRGRPSRRDPVRDVGRRRPEDYDIHNSRKKPRIDYPPEFHQRPGYIKDPRYPEVDRRFSGVRRDVFLNGSYNDYVREFHNMGPPPPWQGMPPYPGMEQPPHHPYYQHHAPPPQAHPPYSGHHPVPHEARYRDKRVHDYDMRVDDFLRRTQAVVSGRRSRPRERDRERERDRPRDNRRDRERDRGRDRERERICDRDRDRGERGRYRR, via the exons atggtGAACTGAATGTTTTGGATGACATTTTAACTGATGCTCCTGACCAAGATGATGAATTGTATAACCCTGACAGTGAGCAagataaaagtgagaaaaagg ggtcaaagagaaaaactgaaagGATGGAAACCGCCGAAAGCAAGAGACAAAAACCTGTGCATTCATCAAGGCAGATGATGCCAAAGCCTCCTAGTTCATCAGTTAGCAATAACAAGAGAATAGTGAGTACAAAAGGAAAACCAGTATCAGAGTACAAGAATGAGGAGTATCAGAGGTCTGATAGAAACAAACGCCCAGATGGTGACCGGAAGACACGCATGTCGAGCAGTTCCAGGGAACCTTATAAAGGACAACCAGAAAAAACTTGCATGAGGAAGAGAGATACTGACAGAAGAGCGAAGTCTTCTACACCAGATGGTTCAGAG CGAATCAGGCATGATGTAGATAGAAGACCAAGCAGATCCAGTCATTCTTCTAAAGAAGAGGTGAACTCTGAGGAGTATTGCTCAGATCATGAGACTGGCAGTAGTGGTTCCTCTGAACAAGGCAATACAGAGAATGAGGAGGAAGGactggaagaagaggaagatgatgaAGGAGAGGAGGATGAAGAGGTGGAAGAAGATGGAGAGGAGGATGAAGAAGAGTATGAACAAGATGAGAGAGatcaaaaggaaggaaatgattATGACACACGAAGTGAAGCTAGTGATTCTGATTCTGAATCTGCCTCTTTCACAGATGGGTCGGTCAGATCTGGGTCTGGTTCCGATGCATCAG atgagaaaaagaaagagaggaagagagctAGAGGTATCTCTCCGATTGTTTTTGACAGAAGTGGAAGTTCTGCATCAGAATCATATGCAG GTTCAGAAAAGAAGCATGAGAAATTATCATCTTCCGTTCGTGCTGTCCAAAAAG acCAAACAAGTAAACTTAAATACATTCTCCAAGATGCAAGATTCTTTCTCATCAAGAGTAATAACCATGAGAATGTATCACTTGCTAAAGCAAAG ggaGTATGGTCAACACTTCCAGTGAATGAAAAGAAACTTAATGCTGCATTTAGATCAGCAAGGAGTGTTATTTTGATATTTTCCGTAAGAGAGAGTGGCAAATTCCAAG GATTTGCAAGACTGTCTTCAGAGTCCCATCATGGAGGATCACCTATACATtgggtgctgcctgcaggaATGAATGCAAAAATGTTGGGAGGTGTCTTTAAAATTGACTGGATTTGCAG GCGCGAATTGCCGTTCACTAAGTCTGCTCACCTGACCAATCCTTGGAACGAGCACAAGCCAGTGAAGATTGGACGCGATGGACAG GAAATCGAGCCGGAATGTGGAACCCAACTTTGTCTACTCTTCCCTCCTGATGAAAGTATTGACTTGTATCAAGTCATTCATAAAATGAGGCACAAGAGAAGAATGCACTCACAACCCCGATCAAGAGGACGTCCATCCCGTCGAGACCCTGTTCGGGACGTGGGAAG GCGTCGACCAGAAGATTATGATATTCataacagcagaaagaaaccAAGGATTGACTATCCCCCTGAGTTTCACCAAAGACCAG GGTATATAAAGGATCCCAGATATCCCGAAGTAGACAG ACGATTTTCAGGAGTTCGAcgagatgtatttttaaatggg TCGTACAATGATTACGTGAGGGAATTCCACAACATGGGACCACCACCACCATGGCAAGGAATG CCACCGTATCCAGGTATGGAGCAGCCACCCCACCACCCTTACTATCAGCACCATGCACCTCCACCTCAAGCTCACCCTCCATACTCAGGACATCATCCTGTACCACATGAAGCAAGATACAGAGACAAGCGAGTA CACGACTACGACATGAGAGTAGACGACTTTCTTCGCCGCACACAAGCAGTGGTCAGCGGCCGGAGGAGCAGGCCTCGGGAGAGGGACCGGGAGCGAGAGCGTGACCGACCTAGAGACAATAGAAGAGACAGAGAACGTGACAGAGGCCGGGATCGGGAGAGGGAGAGGATTTGTGACCGGGACAGAGACAGAGGTGAAAGGGGTAGATACCGAAGATAA
- the YTHDC1 gene encoding YTH domain-containing protein 1 isoform X3: MAADSREEKDGELNVLDDILTDAPDQDDELYNPDSEQDKSEKKGSKRKTERMETAESKRQKPVHSSRQMMPKPPSSSVSNNKRIVSTKGKPVSEYKNEEYQRSDRNKRPDGDRKTRMSSSSREPYKGQPEKTCMRKRDTDRRAKSSTPDGSERIRHDVDRRPSRSSHSSKEEVNSEEYCSDHETGSSGSSEQGNTENEEEGLEEEEDDEGEEDEEVEEDGEEDEEEYEQDERDQKEGNDYDTRSEASDSDSESASFTDGSVRSGSGSDASDEKKKERKRARGISPIVFDRSGSSASESYAGSEKKHEKLSSSVRAVQKDQTSKLKYILQDARFFLIKSNNHENVSLAKAKGVWSTLPVNEKKLNAAFRSARSVILIFSVRESGKFQGFARLSSESHHGGSPIHWVLPAGMNAKMLGGVFKIDWICRRELPFTKSAHLTNPWNEHKPVKIGRDGQEIEPECGTQLCLLFPPDESIDLYQVIHKMRHKRRMHSQPRSRGRPSRRDPVRDVGRRRPEDYDIHNSRKKPRIDYPPEFHQRPGYIKDPRYPEVDRRFSGVRRDVFLNGSYNDYVREFHNMGPPPPWQGMPPYPGMEQPPHHPYYQHHAPPPQAHPPYSGHHPVPHEARYRDKRVHDYDMRVDDFLRRTQAVVSGRRSRPRERDRERERDRPRDNRRDRERDRGRDRERERICDRDRDRGERGRYRR; encoded by the exons atggtGAACTGAATGTTTTGGATGACATTTTAACTGATGCTCCTGACCAAGATGATGAATTGTATAACCCTGACAGTGAGCAagataaaagtgagaaaaagg ggtcaaagagaaaaactgaaagGATGGAAACCGCCGAAAGCAAGAGACAAAAACCTGTGCATTCATCAAGGCAGATGATGCCAAAGCCTCCTAGTTCATCAGTTAGCAATAACAAGAGAATAGTGAGTACAAAAGGAAAACCAGTATCAGAGTACAAGAATGAGGAGTATCAGAGGTCTGATAGAAACAAACGCCCAGATGGTGACCGGAAGACACGCATGTCGAGCAGTTCCAGGGAACCTTATAAAGGACAACCAGAAAAAACTTGCATGAGGAAGAGAGATACTGACAGAAGAGCGAAGTCTTCTACACCAGATGGTTCAGAG CGAATCAGGCATGATGTAGATAGAAGACCAAGCAGATCCAGTCATTCTTCTAAAGAAGAGGTGAACTCTGAGGAGTATTGCTCAGATCATGAGACTGGCAGTAGTGGTTCCTCTGAACAAGGCAATACAGAGAATGAGGAGGAAGGactggaagaagaggaagatgatgaAGGAGAGGAGGATGAAGAGGTGGAAGAAGATGGAGAGGAGGATGAAGAAGAGTATGAACAAGATGAGAGAGatcaaaaggaaggaaatgattATGACACACGAAGTGAAGCTAGTGATTCTGATTCTGAATCTGCCTCTTTCACAGATGGGTCGGTCAGATCTGGGTCTGGTTCCGATGCATCAG atgagaaaaagaaagagaggaagagagctAGAGGTATCTCTCCGATTGTTTTTGACAGAAGTGGAAGTTCTGCATCAGAATCATATGCAG GTTCAGAAAAGAAGCATGAGAAATTATCATCTTCCGTTCGTGCTGTCCAAAAAG acCAAACAAGTAAACTTAAATACATTCTCCAAGATGCAAGATTCTTTCTCATCAAGAGTAATAACCATGAGAATGTATCACTTGCTAAAGCAAAG ggaGTATGGTCAACACTTCCAGTGAATGAAAAGAAACTTAATGCTGCATTTAGATCAGCAAGGAGTGTTATTTTGATATTTTCCGTAAGAGAGAGTGGCAAATTCCAAG GATTTGCAAGACTGTCTTCAGAGTCCCATCATGGAGGATCACCTATACATtgggtgctgcctgcaggaATGAATGCAAAAATGTTGGGAGGTGTCTTTAAAATTGACTGGATTTGCAG GCGCGAATTGCCGTTCACTAAGTCTGCTCACCTGACCAATCCTTGGAACGAGCACAAGCCAGTGAAGATTGGACGCGATGGACAG GAAATCGAGCCGGAATGTGGAACCCAACTTTGTCTACTCTTCCCTCCTGATGAAAGTATTGACTTGTATCAAGTCATTCATAAAATGAGGCACAAGAGAAGAATGCACTCACAACCCCGATCAAGAGGACGTCCATCCCGTCGAGACCCTGTTCGGGACGTGGGAAG GCGTCGACCAGAAGATTATGATATTCataacagcagaaagaaaccAAGGATTGACTATCCCCCTGAGTTTCACCAAAGACCAG GGTATATAAAGGATCCCAGATATCCCGAAGTAGACAG ACGATTTTCAGGAGTTCGAcgagatgtatttttaaatggg TCGTACAATGATTACGTGAGGGAATTCCACAACATGGGACCACCACCACCATGGCAAGGAATG CCACCGTATCCAGGTATGGAGCAGCCACCCCACCACCCTTACTATCAGCACCATGCACCTCCACCTCAAGCTCACCCTCCATACTCAGGACATCATCCTGTACCACATGAAGCAAGATACAGAGACAAGCGAGTA CACGACTACGACATGAGAGTAGACGACTTTCTTCGCCGCACACAAGCAGTGGTCAGCGGCCGGAGGAGCAGGCCTCGGGAGAGGGACCGGGAGCGAGAGCGTGACCGACCTAGAGACAATAGAAGAGACAGAGAACGTGACAGAGGCCGGGATCGGGAGAGGGAGAGGATTTGTGACCGGGACAGAGACAGAGGTGAAAGGGGTAGATACCGAAGATAA
- the YTHDC1 gene encoding YTH domain-containing protein 1 isoform X4 — translation MAADSREEKDGELNVLDDILTDAPDQDDELYNPDSEQDKSEKKGSKRKTERMETAESKRQKPVHSSRQMMPKPPSSSVSNNKRIVSTKGKPVSEYKNEEYQRSDRNKRPDGDRKTRMSSSSREPYKGQPEKTCMRKRDTDRRAKSSTPDGSERIRHDVDRRPSRSSHSSKEEVNSEEYCSDHETGSSGSSEQGNTENEEEGLEEEEDDEGEEDEEVEEDGEEDEEEYEQDERDQKEGNDYDTRSEASDSDSESASFTDGSVRSGSGSDASDEKKKERKRARGISPIVFDRSGSSASESYADQTSKLKYILQDARFFLIKSNNHENVSLAKAKGVWSTLPVNEKKLNAAFRSARSVILIFSVRESGKFQGFARLSSESHHGGSPIHWVLPAGMNAKMLGGVFKIDWICRRELPFTKSAHLTNPWNEHKPVKIGRDGQEIEPECGTQLCLLFPPDESIDLYQVIHKMRHKRRMHSQPRSRGRPSRRDPVRDVGRRRPEDYDIHNSRKKPRIDYPPEFHQRPGYIKDPRYPEVDRRFSGVRRDVFLNGSYNDYVREFHNMGPPPPWQGMPPYPGMEQPPHHPYYQHHAPPPQAHPPYSGHHPVPHEARYRDKRVHDYDMRVDDFLRRTQAVVSGRRSRPRERDRERERDRPRDNRRDRERDRGRDRERERICDRDRDRGERGRYRR, via the exons atggtGAACTGAATGTTTTGGATGACATTTTAACTGATGCTCCTGACCAAGATGATGAATTGTATAACCCTGACAGTGAGCAagataaaagtgagaaaaagg ggtcaaagagaaaaactgaaagGATGGAAACCGCCGAAAGCAAGAGACAAAAACCTGTGCATTCATCAAGGCAGATGATGCCAAAGCCTCCTAGTTCATCAGTTAGCAATAACAAGAGAATAGTGAGTACAAAAGGAAAACCAGTATCAGAGTACAAGAATGAGGAGTATCAGAGGTCTGATAGAAACAAACGCCCAGATGGTGACCGGAAGACACGCATGTCGAGCAGTTCCAGGGAACCTTATAAAGGACAACCAGAAAAAACTTGCATGAGGAAGAGAGATACTGACAGAAGAGCGAAGTCTTCTACACCAGATGGTTCAGAG CGAATCAGGCATGATGTAGATAGAAGACCAAGCAGATCCAGTCATTCTTCTAAAGAAGAGGTGAACTCTGAGGAGTATTGCTCAGATCATGAGACTGGCAGTAGTGGTTCCTCTGAACAAGGCAATACAGAGAATGAGGAGGAAGGactggaagaagaggaagatgatgaAGGAGAGGAGGATGAAGAGGTGGAAGAAGATGGAGAGGAGGATGAAGAAGAGTATGAACAAGATGAGAGAGatcaaaaggaaggaaatgattATGACACACGAAGTGAAGCTAGTGATTCTGATTCTGAATCTGCCTCTTTCACAGATGGGTCGGTCAGATCTGGGTCTGGTTCCGATGCATCAG atgagaaaaagaaagagaggaagagagctAGAGGTATCTCTCCGATTGTTTTTGACAGAAGTGGAAGTTCTGCATCAGAATCATATGCAG acCAAACAAGTAAACTTAAATACATTCTCCAAGATGCAAGATTCTTTCTCATCAAGAGTAATAACCATGAGAATGTATCACTTGCTAAAGCAAAG ggaGTATGGTCAACACTTCCAGTGAATGAAAAGAAACTTAATGCTGCATTTAGATCAGCAAGGAGTGTTATTTTGATATTTTCCGTAAGAGAGAGTGGCAAATTCCAAG GATTTGCAAGACTGTCTTCAGAGTCCCATCATGGAGGATCACCTATACATtgggtgctgcctgcaggaATGAATGCAAAAATGTTGGGAGGTGTCTTTAAAATTGACTGGATTTGCAG GCGCGAATTGCCGTTCACTAAGTCTGCTCACCTGACCAATCCTTGGAACGAGCACAAGCCAGTGAAGATTGGACGCGATGGACAG GAAATCGAGCCGGAATGTGGAACCCAACTTTGTCTACTCTTCCCTCCTGATGAAAGTATTGACTTGTATCAAGTCATTCATAAAATGAGGCACAAGAGAAGAATGCACTCACAACCCCGATCAAGAGGACGTCCATCCCGTCGAGACCCTGTTCGGGACGTGGGAAG GCGTCGACCAGAAGATTATGATATTCataacagcagaaagaaaccAAGGATTGACTATCCCCCTGAGTTTCACCAAAGACCAG GGTATATAAAGGATCCCAGATATCCCGAAGTAGACAG ACGATTTTCAGGAGTTCGAcgagatgtatttttaaatggg TCGTACAATGATTACGTGAGGGAATTCCACAACATGGGACCACCACCACCATGGCAAGGAATG CCACCGTATCCAGGTATGGAGCAGCCACCCCACCACCCTTACTATCAGCACCATGCACCTCCACCTCAAGCTCACCCTCCATACTCAGGACATCATCCTGTACCACATGAAGCAAGATACAGAGACAAGCGAGTA CACGACTACGACATGAGAGTAGACGACTTTCTTCGCCGCACACAAGCAGTGGTCAGCGGCCGGAGGAGCAGGCCTCGGGAGAGGGACCGGGAGCGAGAGCGTGACCGACCTAGAGACAATAGAAGAGACAGAGAACGTGACAGAGGCCGGGATCGGGAGAGGGAGAGGATTTGTGACCGGGACAGAGACAGAGGTGAAAGGGGTAGATACCGAAGATAA